Proteins from a genomic interval of Arvicanthis niloticus isolate mArvNil1 chromosome 26, mArvNil1.pat.X, whole genome shotgun sequence:
- the LOC143438728 gene encoding prostate and testis expressed protein 14-like, translating to MGKHILLLLLGLSLLVSFLQALTCITCDRLNSQGICERGEGCCQAKPGQKCASLVALKDDKIQFGNQRCTDICFRGTRPYGNHTVKMKCCNSRSFCNKIYV from the exons ATGGGAAAGCACATCTTGCTGCTCCTGCTGGGCCTGTCTTTGCTGGTGAGCTTCTTGCAAG cTTTGACATGTATCACATGTGATAGGCTCAATTCTCAGGGGATTTGTGAAAGAGGAGAAGGTTGCTGTCAGGCTAAACCTGGTCAGAAGTGTGCCTCACTTGTAGCCCTCAAAG ATGACAAAATTCAGTTTGGAAACCAGAGATGTACCGACATTTGCTTCCGTGGGACTCGTCCGTATGGAAATCATACAGTAAAAATGAAGTGTTGCAACAGCAGGTCTTTCTGCAATAAAATATATGTCTGA